AAGGCGCGAGGAGGGCGAATAGCAAGCTATTTAACCGACGAGCAACGCAGCCAGGCGGGATGGACCTGCCTGCCGGCAGGCAGGTCGACGCATCAAAATGTGAAGTTATTTTTGAGCGAGCCCTAAGTCGCGCAGCAGATCTTCAGCGGCGCGTTCGCCTGCTCGGACGCAGTCCGGAACCCCGACCCCTTCAAAACCATTGCCTGCCAGTTGCAAGCCCTGATATCTGCTAATCCGCCGTCGCATGCTTGCCACCCGATCAAGATGACCAACATCGTATTGTGCCATGGATTCAGGCCAGCGGTGCACCATGGCAAAGCGGGGCGGCGTGGCAATACCCAGCAGATTATCCAGATCGAGGCGAACGGCTTCAATGAGCCCTTTGTCATCGCGCTCCAGGATCTCCGGCCTCAGCGCCCCGCCCATAAAGGCGCGGAGCAAGACGTGCCCTTCCGGAGCCCGGCCTTCATATTTTACGCTGCTAAAGGATGCTGCTATGATATTACGCTTTTCCGCGACGGGAACAACGCATCCGAAGGCGTCCAGGGGGTGTGCTATTTGCTCCCGTCTGTAGGCAAGATAAATAACTGCGGAGGATGCATATTGCACGGCTGACAACTGTTCGGCCAGTTCCTTATCCACTCCTGCGAGCAGTGGCGCTGCGTGTTTGGATGGTCCGGCGATGATGACGCCATCTGCTTCAACGCATGTCTCGTCTTTCAGTTCAACCGTCCAACGTGGGATAGTATCAGTACTGGCTTTGTTCGTCACGCGAACAACACGTTCGTTCAATCGAAAGCGAACATGGTTCAAATGATGCTTGAGAGCATTAGTCAGTGTCTGCAGGCCGTCCCTGAAGGTCACAAACATGCCGTAACGTGCGCCACTGCCGGTAGTCTGGCGGTTCTTCCCTTCGGCCCGCATTCCTTTGATCACACTGCCGTATTTGCTTTCCAGATCGAGGAAGCGGGGCATAGTTGCTCTCAGGCTGAGCCTTTCCGGCTTTGCGGTGTAGATGCCGCTAATCAAGGGTTGGACCACGCGGTCCAGGGCCTCGCGTCCAAATCGTCGGATGACAAAGGAAGCCAGTGATTCATCGTCATTGACTTTTCTCGCGGGCAGAAACATTTCTGCTCCCATCCTGAGTTTTCCGGGCAATGAGAAGATCGGCGTGGTGATAACCGGCATGAATCGTGTGGGCGCCATGAGAAGAAACCCTTCGGGAATTGGCATGAGCTTGCCCCGGCGCACTACCATGGCGCTGCGGTGGGCTTCATTGGTGTTTATCAGTTCGGATTCCAAGCCAAGACGGCGAGCCAGGGACAGGGCCCATGGTTTGGCGGTGACAAAGTTGTCAGGGCCGGCATCGATCAAAAAACCATCTCGTTTGATCGTATGAATGACGCCGCCCAAGCGATCACGAGCCTCGATCAACGTGATGTCCAGCGGGTATGTTCCTTTTCGACTTAACTCCGATAGCCGGTAAGCAGCGCTCAGGCCCGTGATGCCTCCTCCGATGATGATAATGCGTTTTGGCTTTTCTTGACTATCCATTTGTGCAATTACCTTGATGCCTCAACGGCGCCACCAAGAAGAAATGCCTAAAGTTTAAAGTGCCTAAAATGCCTAAAATTAAGTGAAGTTAGGGAGTTAGGAACTGTATTCCTAGATTACTAACAACTTTATCTACAGTTTTATTTCATTGTATTTCACGTTAGGCATTTTAGGCACTTTAGCTCATTTTAGGCAGTTCAGTTCAGCTCGGTTCCATACAATATTTGACAACAAATTTACTCCCAGAAAAGGTGCTAAATTCATTATGAAATAACCATGGTTACCATATCAGCCAGGCCATTCACAAATACCTGGTCGTCACTCACTGTCTTGGCGCGGAGCAACGTGATGCCTGCTTGTGTTGCTGTCTCTTTGGCTTCAATGTCAAGGTCGTACAAGACCTCGATATTATCGCATACGAACCCGATGGGCACTGCAACTGCGTGCTTGACCCTGCGGCTTTGCAGGTTTCGCAAAACATCGTTGATGTCCGGCTCGAGCCATGGATCCTGAGGCCGGCCACTGCGGCTCTGGTAGGCCACTTGCCAGTCACCATGATTCAGGTTGTTACTTACGAGTGTTGCCGAAGCATGCACCTGTTTGGCATAGAGTTCGACCTGGGGATCACTGTAGGGCAGACTGTGGGCCGTAAAGAGGATATAGGCCTCCTTGCGATCACGTTCAGGGATCTCTTCCAGGCATTCCCTCACACGGTTTGAAAGGGTTTGGATAAATCCGCCTTGATCGAAGAGCGGTTGAGTATAGGAGACATTCAGCTCTACCCCTGTTTCGGCTATGGCATTGGCAACATCGGCTTGATATTGACCCCAGCTTGATCTGCTCTGGTAAACGGACATGATCACCCCAACTGCCCGTTTGACGCCATCTTGGCTCATCCGTCGCACTGTGTCTGTCAAAAATGGGCGCCAGTTGCGCATGCCCACGTAAACGGGTAGAGGCATATCGCGGTGTTCCAGTGTTGCTCTCAAGGCCTCTGCCTGGCGGAAGGTGATCTCCTTTACGGGCGATTTGCCACCGAAGAGATCATAGTGACGGGCAACATCTTCGAGACGTTCTGCCGGGACGCGGCCTTGTGTAACTCTTGTTAGAAAGGGACGGATGTCCTCGACCGTCTCCGGTCCGCCAAAGGCGATTACTAATACAGCGTCCAAAGGGTTTGGTCTTTTTGTCATAATATTCGGATTTTGGATTTTCTCCGCATCTAGTCAAATCCGTAGTGGGCCTGTGCCCACCATTGCGGCATCCATTCTTCCCCGTGCCCTGTCTGTTCTCACCTCGCGGAGAGTTCGTGGACCGCATCCACAAGTTCAGCCACGTTCTCAGGCGGCATGTCAGGCAAGATGCCGTGGCCCAGGTTGAAAATATGGCCCGGCCGCCCTGCAGCTTTATCCAGAATGGCTTGCACATGGGCCCGGATCTCGTCAGGGGAAGTGTACAACACGATGGGGTCCATGTTGCCCATGACAGCCACGTTATCACCAAGCATGGACCACGCCTCTGCCAGATCGGAGCGCCAATCGAGACCGATGACATCGCCACCGGCTTCCTTCATCAACGGCAACAATGCCGGGTTGCCTGTGCTGAAATTGATCACCGGCGCGGACTTGTCGATTCCGTCAATAAGTCGCTTAACGTGGGGCATGACACACTCTCTGTAATCATCAGGCGATAGAGAGCCGACCCAACTATCAAAGAGCTGGACCGCATCAGCTCCAGCTGCGATTTGGCCGTTCAGGTATTCAATCAAGATATTGGTCAGACGTTCCATGAGTGCATGCCACGTAGCTTTGTCACGGTACATCATGGTCTTGGTTTTCACGTAGTGGGCTGATTTGCCGCCTTCGATCATGTACGAGGCTATGGTAAACGGGGCTCCGGCAAAACCGATTAATCCGATATCCGGCCGCAAGGCACGGCGTGTGATCTTCAGGGCATCAAATACATAAGCGAACTCGCTCACATCAGCTTTCCTCAAGCTGTGCACGTCTTCGCGCGTGCGCACGGGGTTGTGGATAACCGGGCCTTCACCCTTTACGAATTCCAGATGCAACCCCATAGGCTCTGTGACAAGAAGAATATCTGCGAAAATAATTGCCGCGTCCACACCGAGGCGGTCTACGGCCATCAAAGTCACTTCAGCAGCAAGCTCCGGGGTTTTACATAACTCCAGCATGGTCACTTTTTTCCTGATCTTCAGGTATTCACGCTGGTACCGGCCGGCTTGCCTCATGATCCAGACAGGCGTGTATGGGGTCGGTTCTCGCCGGCATGCCTTTACAAACACAGAATCCGTTGCAGAAGCCTCCCCGCTGTCGCCCGGTTGCCAAACCATGTCAATACGCTGCCATTGGTTTGTATTGACACCGTTCTTGCAGGCCGCGCGTTTTTTGGAGAGCAGATCGCGTCCGCGTCGGGCCATCTCACGGACAAGGTGCGCCATATTCGTTCTGTCAGGTTCGTAATCAACGGTTAGTTCTTGTTCCACAATGGCTCGACTGGCAACAGGTCCCACAGATCCGATGCAAATCCGTTTGAATGCTTCCCGCAGTTTTCTTTCAACGCCATCCATCTTGGCTACCTTGAACAGGTGCTGAACCTGGATCCCGCTGGTGAACAATGCAAAGTCCACACACGGACTCTTTCCGGCAATGATATCCCGGATAGCCTGGTGGAGTGGTTGCAGATCTTCCGGCAGATCCCATCGATAAAGGGGCACTGCCACGACTTCAGCTCCCCGCTCCTCCAACCCTTTGATCAGATCGGGATTCGAGTTGCCGTACTCTTGAATCGCCACTCTTTTTTTGTCTACTGCATAGGTCTCGTCGAGTCTGGTCAGTAAATCCTTCCACGTGTAGGGTTCTGGAACCAGAATAGCAGGCGCCAACCCCATGTCCCGCAATGCAGAAGCGGGCTTTGGTCCCAACGCAACCAACTTGACCGACCTGAGCGCTTCAATAACTTGCCGGGTCTCATATTTTATGGCTAGTGTCTTGATTAGAAGCCGCGTGCCAACACCCGTCATGAGGACCAGCACGTCGATCCAACCGGCTAGAAGCAGCTTGGCAAACTTGAGGGCTTCAGTGTTATGCTCAAGAGGAATCTCGCGCATGCTTGGAGCATTGACGGGTTTTCCCCCTGCTTGTCTGATGAGGTCGGCGATTTCAGTTGACTGCCGACCTGCAAATGAGACGACTCTGCTGTCTTGAAAATCAATGGGCACAATAATCCTCTAAGGTGTGTAAGTATTGAAAAAGATTCTTATTTATTTTTATTACTATAGGAAAAGACTGCCGATATGTCAACTTCAAAAAACGTGGATGGCAGATGATGGTATGGCGATGTGGATTTCTTGTGTTTCCGAGGGATCTATCTCAAAAAGAGCGCTCTTTGTGAGCATGGCCCTGAAAACCACCTCTTCCGTGCTGACGGAGACTTCGTAGTAAAGACCTCGATCGATTATGTCAGATACTCTTGCCTTGAAGACGTTAAGGCCATTGTTGGATGGCCTTAACTTGCTGATGGAAACATCCTCCGCCCTGATGCCTACGTAGCGTTTACGGCCTTCAGGCGGGGCTTGGAGACATAACTCCAGATTGTCCACAATTGCCCGGTTCTTATTGAACGTAGCCGGGAAGATATTCTTCATGCCAACAAATTCAGCCACAAAAGGGGTGGCCGGCCGTTGAAAAACTCGAGACACAGGATCGATTTGCTCGATCTTGCCAAGATTGATGATGGCCATTCGTTCACCAAGGAACAGCGCTTCAGCAAAATCGTGGGTGACCATCAAGAACGTGATTCGCAACTCTTCATGGAGTTTTTTGAGCACTTGCCGGATGTCTTCTCGAAAATTCGGGTCCAGAGCAGAGAGCGGTTCGTCAAGAAGCAATACTGAGGGATTTACGGCCAGGGCACGGGCCAGGGAGACTCTCTGTTTTTCTCCTCCGCTCAGATTGTGGATGGAGCGGTCAACCAAGTGCGAGAGATTCAACTGGTCAATCAGTCTGTCCAGATTTTTCTGTGTGGGTTGCTCATCGATTTTGCGGTAGCGCAAACCGTACGTGATGTTTTTGAGCACTGTGAGGTGGGGAAAGAGGGCGTAATCCTGATAGACGATCCCCATCCCGCGCTTTTCAGGAGGGAGATGAGTCACATCCTTTCCGGCCACTATTA
This portion of the Deltaproteobacteria bacterium genome encodes:
- the hemG gene encoding protoporphyrinogen oxidase, with protein sequence MDSQEKPKRIIIIGGGITGLSAAYRLSELSRKGTYPLDITLIEARDRLGGVIHTIKRDGFLIDAGPDNFVTAKPWALSLARRLGLESELINTNEAHRSAMVVRRGKLMPIPEGFLLMAPTRFMPVITTPIFSLPGKLRMGAEMFLPARKVNDDESLASFVIRRFGREALDRVVQPLISGIYTAKPERLSLRATMPRFLDLESKYGSVIKGMRAEGKNRQTTGSGARYGMFVTFRDGLQTLTNALKHHLNHVRFRLNERVVRVTNKASTDTIPRWTVELKDETCVEADGVIIAGPSKHAAPLLAGVDKELAEQLSAVQYASSAVIYLAYRREQIAHPLDAFGCVVPVAEKRNIIAASFSSVKYEGRAPEGHVLLRAFMGGALRPEILERDDKGLIEAVRLDLDNLLGIATPPRFAMVHRWPESMAQYDVGHLDRVASMRRRISRYQGLQLAGNGFEGVGVPDCVRAGERAAEDLLRDLGLAQK
- the hemH gene encoding ferrochelatase, which encodes MTKRPNPLDAVLVIAFGGPETVEDIRPFLTRVTQGRVPAERLEDVARHYDLFGGKSPVKEITFRQAEALRATLEHRDMPLPVYVGMRNWRPFLTDTVRRMSQDGVKRAVGVIMSVYQSRSSWGQYQADVANAIAETGVELNVSYTQPLFDQGGFIQTLSNRVRECLEEIPERDRKEAYILFTAHSLPYSDPQVELYAKQVHASATLVSNNLNHGDWQVAYQSRSGRPQDPWLEPDINDVLRNLQSRRVKHAVAVPIGFVCDNIEVLYDLDIEAKETATQAGITLLRAKTVSDDQVFVNGLADMVTMVIS
- a CDS encoding ABC transporter ATP-binding protein gives rise to the protein MIQLNKLRIDLPRFSIQDIDLSIEKSEFFTLLGPTGAGKTLVLEAIMGLAPVTSGQIIVAGKDVTHLPPEKRGMGIVYQDYALFPHLTVLKNITYGLRYRKIDEQPTQKNLDRLIDQLNLSHLVDRSIHNLSGGEKQRVSLARALAVNPSVLLLDEPLSALDPNFREDIRQVLKKLHEELRITFLMVTHDFAEALFLGERMAIINLGKIEQIDPVSRVFQRPATPFVAEFVGMKNIFPATFNKNRAIVDNLELCLQAPPEGRKRYVGIRAEDVSISKLRPSNNGLNVFKARVSDIIDRGLYYEVSVSTEEVVFRAMLTKSALFEIDPSETQEIHIAIPSSAIHVF